The DNA sequence taatatttcttgaaatggtaatttagtaatgtaaatgatgaatgaaatatgtttgcAGAGATAAGAATTTTAGACACCATTTTCCAATATGCgttttttcaaggtttttaacCTAGAGGGGATCATTAGGGTCTCAAATTATCCGATAACCTATCTACTTCTTATGTCAAATGATTGCTAGAGTgtaaaggtaaaacatattgaaatgtttaaaaaatctgaaggtttttgaaaacagaATTTCCCGGATATGGTAGGCTATGATTAGTCAAAATTTAACTAACTACTATATGTGTATTTTCATCACCTCGAAACCAAGAGCATGGTTCAGGAgatgaaaattattgaaaaaagtcaaatgcaatacattttcttcaattcatatgaaagaaacatatttctatcgtttaaataaagacagtgccttaaaatgtatgtatattaacactgcttgttttaaagtgatgtattctatttttagaagtggCTGTACTCTGGGAAAAGCcgctaaacatatttttcttcgggaatttggtcaatatacatCCTTGACAAAATTCATGCAAACTTTGATAGAAATctgtaggtttttcaatatcaagatgtggtatggggaattaccttaataggagaaatatttcaagccccataaaatctataaaatccagtagctttcgggggcttcgccccctgcacccccaccagggcttcgccctggacccactgcctcgtAAAGTGGCGCTCCCTGTAACCacaaaattcctggatccgtccctgacACATTACACGCTCTCTGGACAGTTGACTGTTTTCGTAAACGCTCGTTGGCGTTTACGGAGACAGCCGAGCGCATGTATTCGGAACCCTTCAGACTTCACGTATTTTCACTTTCTGTTTATGCTTATCATCATGGGAAGTGAAAAGAAGACTGTGATTTTAACAGGTAAGCGGTTTGGTTTGTTACTATAAGATGAAACGTAGATCTAGGATGCTTAGAGTTTTCTTTTGAGATGTTCACTCCTCTAAAGAGTGTTGCACTGTAAAAAGATTGGTAAAATATCTCGCAGGCCTCTGAACCGCAAGATGTGTAGTAAAGGTGATATGTATATCCCCttgatatatacagatatagATACACTACCtggtgtatttatatatacatgtagagggGATATACATATCACCCTTAAGTTACACATCATAGAAATTCAGAGGCCTGTGAATATCTTCACTAAAAGATCGTTTGGGGGTCCTAtcgctcccccccccccccccctactccAGCTATGTGTTTAGTTTAAAGTCTGTATACCAAGTGAAATCTAATTGTGATTTGTATGACATATGATATACATTACCTGGATACAATACATGTGTGATTATCACGATGCATGAATGCAAATTCACGTTCAAATTTATTGGAAATAccaaataaaacattgaaaatgtatgacattgaactacatgcatatatacCAGGTCCTAGTATTAGCAGGAATATAGTACCTTAAACAATGTTATGTAGTTTGACAAAGTATTTTTATGCAATGTTCACATcatttagaaatacatgtaatatttgcaTTTAGAAACAGTGCAACATCTAATTTCTACCAATGAATGAAGcttttatatatttatcaagcaTTCCTTTTGTTGTCTGAAGTAAAAGTATTAACCAGACACACACTGAGACTGTGaaaagtatttatttagaatttttctctcaagaATGTTTATATATGGGACAATCTAAGAGAAAATGGATGTTGTTCTCAACAAAGGTTGTATGTTTATAACAGAATCTGTTCTGTCTTGGGACGACAGCTAGGTGTGCAATATCTACCAGTTTCAATGCATAATTGATAAGCACTTATTTTCAACTTTGTGAAGATTTTGTAAGCGGTAGTGACAACCTGGTTAGATTTCTAACTGGTAAAATATACTGTGGAGTAAATAACTGTAAGATACAAGATTCCTTATCAGATTGAATTATTTCAACTACTTAGTAGTCTTATATCTGaaaaatttcttaatttttcatcaaatatCTTGCCTGatgtttctttgattttcatatctaatagaaatttcaaagatttttcccatCGTTTCCTTCCTATTATCAGCAAGGCTCATATCTTCAAAGTGGCTTGTTTTAACTGTAAATTATTACTATCATAGAAGAAAAACacattataaattttaaaaattcaaaacatgacTTTTTTCTTTCTCATTTGTCTGTTTCAAGGACACCAAACAGGGATAAAAATTTTAGAACttggatattttttattttaacttatTAGAAATATTGACAAGAAAATCATCTTGTCATTCTGTTGATTGTTATTTAAATATTAATGTTGCAATCGAGAAAAAGACCAATGCCGTGAATTTGCTGACTCCTTTCAATTCAGTTAGGGCACACCAAATAAGTTTGTCAGCTTTTACAAATTACATCTATACTTTCCGTATTTCAACAGACAGTTGAAGATTCTCAACCAAATCTTTTATCATAATGCAGTCCACTCCAGCTTGATGTTATTGGGAATTGGACAAATATTTATAGAACAAGCCAAACTAATCATACACTTCAGATAAttgatattaataaatattGGTACATTGCTTATTGCAGGGTTTGGGCCTTTTGGAGAACACTCAGTCAATGCCAGCTGGGTGGCCGTACAGAACCTGAAACAAAGAAACTTGTTACCCAATGTGAATGTCCACATTGAGGAAATTCCAGTAGATTACATGAAAGTTAGTCAGATTGTGCCAGACTTGTGGAAGCAAAAAATTCCTCAGGTATTTTACATTGATAtcatacaatctaattaaaattatgtCCATTGATTTGCCACATGAAATATAGCAAGCTAATTATGCAGATCTAaggatcttattttaattagattgactaTATGTACATAAAAAGAGTCAGCATATCTGAGATTAGTCAGGATAAAACTTTCTGAAAGTATACAGGTATAGTTTTTGCAGAAAGTATTATATGAATAGGATGTTAAAGTCAAAGTCACCAAATTCTTACATTTCTGTAAAGATGATAAATGAGAACTGTATTCCTGAGAAAGTATTAACTGGGTATAGGAATGTGAATAAGATTTGTGtatattatctttttttcaGCTGGTGGTGCATGTTGGGGTATCAGGAATAGCAGATAAAATAACCTTAGAACAGAGGGCTCACAATTTAGGATACCACCGCAAAGACATTGGAGGGAAAACTCCCACCCAGGAGTGTTGTCAGGAAGACGGGGAGGAGTGCATCTGTACCGGGATTGACATGAGCCAAGTCAGTGATGAAATCAACAAGGCAGACAACAGACTGGAAGCGGAGGTCTCTCATGATGCTGGGAGGTAAGACTATCATGATGCTGGGAGGTAAGACTTTAACAAGGGAAGATGAACATTTCCAAAGTAACCATTTGTCCTAGATTATTTCCACATTCACCTCAATAGGTGTCTCCTACTCCAAGAAGCACTCCTTCTTTCTATTTtctaaaaaatatatgcatcatATAATTTCCCACTGTACATTTGTTTGCTAGATCATAcctatttcattttcttttcatagtaGACAGTTAAAGGATAAATTACcatgttaacacaattcagtaAATCTGTAATTTCACATCATTATATAGATTCCATGCTATTGTCTGGCAGCTTAATGGAATCATTTCTACATGGTTAGAAAGCTGCAGCTTTTCCACAATGTAATCCAAAGTTTTCACCATCATTTATTTCTACACAAGATTTTTACACACTCCCCAACCTCTGTGACTCTCCTATTCATTCATGTCCACTCTCAGTAATAATTTTCTGATGTAGTTGGTTGTTTAGAGTTGCACATCCCTTTGAAAAAATGCCACTCAATAGCAAcacagctgtaggtgaagtaccacaaattttgacctatgctaAGTATTCTAGACTGTTTAGTAGTAAGGGTTTCAGATCATGTCAATTCCTAATGTGACACAGGACCTATGTTTTGAAGGTCCTATCTGAATGAATCAATGCTGAGCAATCGTCAGTGGGACAATGCCTATTTTAATGTCTTTGATCCACTCCCATAATATGATGTTGCTACACAAAAATCAGATCTTTGTGTAGTGACGTATTTCCAAAGTGAATCAAAGATCTGATTGTAATCAGATTGAGGTCCGTTGCAGCCTGCTGGAATCAAGCCTGGACATCCGAAACAAGAAATAATTCAACCAACTGAACTACTGGGCAGTTTTAATGGAGTTTTCCCCCAGTTTTAATGTAATTTTCCCTTCCAAAACGGCAGCTACACTAAAAACAGCATATATATTATGATGTAATtaatagatatttttattgacaGGTATTTATGCGACTTCTCCTACTACACTTCCCTGTCAATCGACCGGTCTTGTTCTGCATTCATTCACGTCCCACCACTGAATCAACCCTACACAGAGGATGAGTTAGGAGAGGGCCTGGCCACAGCCATTTCTGCAATGCTAAAACAACTCCCATGATAATCAGCAACTCATCAAAACCAAAGGAATCCAAGTCAATTCATTTGTAAAAGAGCCTCATGCtatatattctatattgtatttattgttgaaaaaaagtaatcatttttatGGCTTTTCTTTTAAGCAGATATACTAGACTAAGTATACCATTAGAGTTTTATAATGTACCGTATAAGCAGCATTTTTAGCGAGAGATTAATTTTGGTATTATTAGCGAAGGTGTTGAGATTGCTGAAATTGAATATCTCTAATCATTGTTTCCGTATTGTAGGTTGTATTTActtttcttggaattataaagtcatTAAAATCAGCTCTCGCTAAATGTATGTACCCATTTTTTATGGAAAAattgctaaatttgtgtctcgttAAAAATTACACTTCTACGGTACTCCGATATGGATGATATTCAAGATTGAATGTGTATTATTTGGCACTAGATCGTGTGTAGATATTTGTTCCATATGATTTTATACAGCATTCTAAATGTGTATCATCttgttgtaaaattttgatattatctgtttGAATTTCCAGCTCAAACTAGCTTTAAACGCTTTTACTGATCAAAGTTTTTCCATCATCAGTCTGTCATATATTTCTTTCCAATATTTCTATCTTAATCAGTGGATTTGCAGGGAATTTTACAGTTTAGCAAATGAAGGGTTTCACTCCATTTAAAGAACATATTGAGATAGAAATATACGGTAAACATTAAGTGGAGCCAAACTTCTTCAAATATGTTCTAATCTTGGTCCCTGGCAAATTGAAATATCCAGGAAAAATCAACTACAAGGCTACCTTTTGTCAAAACTGCAGAAttgaaaatacagtaaaacataggggaataaatatttattcctcTATGAGAGTacaattacaaatattttattggatataatgaaatatggTTATAATGAATTGTTTAAAGCTggcctggaggttcactataaccatgttttactgtattttcaaTTCTACACAGTTTTGACAAAATGTAGCCTTGTAGTTGATTTTTGTGTGTTTTACTTAGTCCTAGATATGACGCGAGGTCTAAAAGGACTTCTCAAGAACTAGACTACAACAGCACAATATAGCTGTGATATTACTGGAGAAGATATAACTCAAGTGTAGGTTCGAATAACTGCCTATTGAAGTCAAGGATGAGCTCATTTGTAGAAAACCAGGAAACTTGATGTCTCAAAATAACATGAATGATCTTGGCAGGATTTAGGACAaaatgtatacagtaaaacacaaatATAGAGAACCCCCAGGGCAGTGCAAAACAgctcattataaccaaacttcattatacagttaaACACGGTTATAGAGAACCCCCAGGGCTAGTGAAAAAGAgctcattataaccaaacttcattatacagtaaaacacaaatATAGAGAACCCCcagggccagtgaaaaacagttcattataaccaaacttcattatacagtaaaacatggttctAGCAAACCCCCAGGGCCAGTGAAAAAGAGcacattataaccaaacttcattatacagtaaaacactgttaTAGAGAGCCCCcagggccagtgaaaaacagCTCATTATAACCAGACTTCATTGTACAGTTAAACATTGTTATAGCAAACCTCAAGGACAAGCCAAAACAGTACttaattatacagtaaaatacagtaGACCAGCCAAAAACAGCTCATTATagccaaacttcattatacagtaaaacacggttatagagAACCCCCAGGGCCAGTAAAAAACAgctcattataaccaaacttcattatacagtaaaacacggttatagagAACCCCCcagggccagtgaaaaacagctcattataaccaaacttcattatacagtaaaacattgttATAGCAAACCTCAAGGGCAAGCCAAAACAGTACttaattatacagtaaaatacagtaGGCCAGCCAAAAACAGctgattattttttatatatatatatattttattatttttcaacattctgtacatagttcatggtatatcttcataatatatacatgtaatatagaattacagaagtgtttatttcttttagagaaagaaaaaaagaaggagagagagagctatGAAATTATttggttccatctgttccaaagggcatcaaaattttcagtatcaaaacagctgattataaccaaacttcattatacagtaaaacacggttctAGTGAACTTCCAGGGCCAGCCAAAAACAGTTCTTTATAATCAAACTTCATTGTACAGTAAAATGGTTCtagcaaacctccagggccagccaagaacagttcattataaccaaacttcattatacagtaaaacggttctagtgaacctccagggccagccaacacccccccccccccccccaaaaaaaacaacagttcattataactaaattatacagtaaaacatgattatagaGAAACTTCAGGGccatcaaaaaataatttgctGTAGCCAAAGTTTGTTATATCTGATAAagtatttgttattttcttctcataggggaataaatatcattttgtaaTAAGCATGaactcattataaacatgttcattataagcTTGTTTTACTGTACCTGGATCAAAAGTGAACTTGTCTTTCAGTTTTATGGCCCCAAAGCAAGGAACTTGATAGAGTGACAGGTAAAAAGGAGCAACACAAAATAACCCAGTCATTTTAGAACCAGGTCGACTTTCTGAATTGTAACACTACTCTTCTGAGTTCTCCAAGGCATTGTTAAATACCAGTGTTGAAATGGGTTGGTCGAATGAGTATCAGTGAGATatatttaaacaatgaaatgttttctttgttgttttatgggTTGTTGAAGGTATAGCTACTAGCTAGCATTGCAGGAAAAAATCCATAACCCGCGTAAGTGggttattttaatttttatgcaatgattgctgccttcatcacccgataaaacaataaagaaagaaatgttattgtttatatttttttaaaatatagatttatcgataagtactaaaatatctcATCTTTGACCATTTCGTCactttaaacggaacagccaaacaccctttgaccttggcaATGCTCCATATTTAGTAATTATTACACAGACGGGTAATACTAAAAAAACGGATTGAACtggtttgcaacaaacatgtattcattgtctatgatgaaagcaatgtcaattttaaaagaagtataagagaaaagattcagtgaatgtaaatatataatgatgataactcaggtgagcaaatGATCCCTTTTTAGACTGTATTTCAGTTCaagcttattttcaaagtttcctTGTATTTTTGATATTGTAATATGGTATGTGATTTTGTTATGTTAATAAAATGTTGGAGTAATATGGTATGTGATTTATTATGTTAATAAAATGTTGAACATTTCtaattgacctactttttgatatGTCGTATGTGTGAAGAGTATGCTTATGTTGATGTTGTGTTATGGTTGTGCcaaaatatatgtacagtgtagtatTCAAGGATTTGATGCATAGTCTGCGAATCAAATCTCCTACTACTACTTCCTCATAGAACAACTATAACACAACATT is a window from the Ostrea edulis chromosome 5, xbOstEdul1.1, whole genome shotgun sequence genome containing:
- the LOC125652069 gene encoding pyroglutamyl-peptidase 1-like; the encoded protein is MLIIMGSEKKTVILTGFGPFGEHSVNASWVAVQNLKQRNLLPNVNVHIEEIPVDYMKVSQIVPDLWKQKIPQLVVHVGVSGIADKITLEQRAHNLGYHRKDIGGKTPTQECCQEDGEECICTGIDMSQVSDEINKADNRLEAEVSHDAGRYLCDFSYYTSLSIDRSCSAFIHVPPLNQPYTEDELGEGLATAISAMLKQLP